In Spinacia oleracea cultivar Varoflay chromosome 5, BTI_SOV_V1, whole genome shotgun sequence, a single window of DNA contains:
- the LOC110790509 gene encoding protein MNN4, translating into MGGTEEEIKQKHQEGEEKFEEKAEEKVTEEKVKEKKKKKDKESKEKGEGDDDKHEEKEKKKKKNPEDKNDPSKLKLKLEKLNTKMRDLETKRGEILKAIEEAEKNAVANPNKEDDLNLKQD; encoded by the coding sequence ATGGGAGGAACAGAGGAGGAGATTAAGCAGAAACACCAGGAAGGGGAGGAAAAATTCGAAGAGAAAGCCGAGGAGAAAGTAACAGAAGAGAAAgtcaaggagaagaagaaaaagaaagacaaGGAAAGCAAGGAAAAGGGAGAAGGTGATGATGATAAACatgaagagaaagaaaagaagaagaaaaagaacccTGAAGATAAGAATGATCCATCAAAACTTAAGCTCAagctcgagaaactcaacaCAAAGATGCGCGATTTAGAAACTAAGAGAGGGGAGATCTTGAAAGCCATTGAAGAAGCTGAAAAGAATGCAGTTGCTAACCCAAACAAAGAAGATGATCTTAATCTTAAACAAGACTAA